A stretch of Candidatus Cloacimonadota bacterium DNA encodes these proteins:
- the rfbA gene encoding glucose-1-phosphate thymidylyltransferase RfbA, with protein MKGIILAGGSGTRLHPLTIAISKQLMPVYDKPMIYYPLSTLMLAGIREVLIITTPEDQAGFQKLLGDGSQLGMSFEYKVQKVPNGLAQAFVIGADFVGEDNVCLILGDNIFYGADLQSRLSKCVDPQGAIITAYPVSDPERYGVVEFNEQRRAISLEEKPKQPKSNYAVPGLYFYDNSVLEIAAQLKPSARGEYEITDVNRAYLEQGRLEVIVFGRGTAWLDTGTFESLLQASQFVEIIEERQGFKISCIEEIAYRMGYIDKTQLRCLAEPIRKSGYGEYLIRLLEEEK; from the coding sequence ATGAAAGGGATTATCCTTGCCGGAGGATCCGGCACCCGCTTACATCCTCTCACGATTGCAATCAGCAAGCAGCTGATGCCGGTTTACGACAAACCGATGATCTACTATCCCCTTTCCACCCTGATGCTGGCTGGCATCAGGGAAGTACTGATCATCACCACTCCGGAAGACCAGGCAGGATTTCAAAAGCTTTTGGGCGATGGCTCTCAACTGGGGATGAGCTTTGAATACAAAGTTCAGAAGGTGCCGAACGGCCTGGCCCAAGCTTTTGTTATCGGAGCCGATTTTGTTGGCGAGGACAACGTCTGCCTGATCTTGGGCGACAACATATTCTATGGCGCGGACCTTCAATCCAGGCTTAGCAAATGCGTTGATCCCCAGGGAGCGATCATTACTGCGTATCCTGTAAGTGACCCAGAGAGATACGGAGTGGTGGAATTCAACGAACAGCGCCGGGCCATCAGCCTGGAGGAAAAACCAAAGCAGCCAAAATCCAATTACGCGGTGCCGGGACTTTATTTCTACGACAACAGCGTGCTGGAAATAGCTGCTCAGCTCAAGCCTTCAGCCCGCGGCGAGTATGAGATCACGGATGTGAACAGGGCATACCTGGAACAAGGCAGGCTGGAAGTTATAGTGTTTGGCCGCGGCACAGCCTGGCTGGACACCGGTACTTTTGAGTCATTGCTTCAGGCATCCCAGTTCGTGGAGATAATCGAAGAGCGCCAGGGCTTCAAGATCAGTTGCATAGAAGAGATCGCATATAGAATGGGCTACATAGACAAAACGCAGTTACGTTGCCTGGCTGAGCCCATCAGAAAAAGCGGATACGGTGAATACCTGATCCGTCTTTTGGAGGAGGAGAAATGA